A window of Chanos chanos chromosome 15, fChaCha1.1, whole genome shotgun sequence genomic DNA:
ctctctctcgctctccatctctcctcctcactcccTGTATATCTCTCCTGTTCTCCGTGACTGCATACATTCTCCTCTGTTGCTGTCTTGCGCTCTGATGGTAATGCTTAGCAAAAAGTAAAGAAAGGGCAAGGTCCCAGGGTGTTTAtaatgcgtgtgcgtgtgcgcgtgtgcgtgtgcgtgtgtgtgtgtgtgtgtgtgtgtgtgtgtgtgtatgtgtgtgtgtatgcgtgtgtgggagggaaggggggggggggtagcctGCAGAGAGAGTGGGTTGATGCGTGATGCAGGACGGGAGTTTCGTAGTGTGCTGCACGCTGACGCATGCTGCTGCCGGATGCTGATTGGCCGGCGGGGAGTGAGTGAGGGCATGGTGTCTCCTgggctgtgtgtgaggagggtcTGTCTGGCAGCGCTGCTCGGTCTCCTCTTAGACCAACCCCAGGCGGAACATACGTGACAACCAGGGTCATCCAGCTATTCCTCATAGAAAACCGTACAACAGTGATTGACAAAGGAGAATCAGatatttctctcctctgccaagaaggatctttttttttttctttcagtctttgttcACCTATGGCTTTTAAGCATGTCGCAATATTTTTTCTACGTCTTGtccctgttttctcttcatCGGTCTTcaattttcatctctttcttcctctctctctctctctctctctctctccccctctcccttttttttctctctctcctttatttaaGCTGTTCCTGAACTGATATTCTCACTGTACTCTCTCGTCTTGtcttgtctcctctcctctcctctcctctcctctcccctcctcatcTCTTCATACCCTTGTCACAAGATCCTTGACGTGTCtctaaaaataaagaagatGGAGGAGTCTTCCTGTTAtacccccctctctttctctatggtTGAGACTGCTAAAAATAGTTGAGTCTGCACTACTCCCTTTCTCCGTTtttctcgcttgctctctctctctctctctctctctctctctctctctctctctctctctctcacacaaacacacacacacacatgcgctgcactctcacactcacatacaactGTACACTCATCCTGCAGATACAAACTGCTGACAGGCACATAAGGGGCacaagtgctctctctctctctctctctctctctttctcacatacacacacacacacacacaaacacacaaagagatacAATACATTCTCAGTCAGAGTGTACTATTCCACTTTAAAAGATGCTAGCACAGTGATAGGCAGTGGAGGAGTGGTGTGAgtagagagggaggggagtgtgagagacacaaaCCAGGTGAGGAGTGTCTGGGGAGagaattaatgaaaaatatacagcaggggggaaaaaaaagtcacaaggAGAAGATTTTGCAAATGGATTGAAGTTAAATGGATGAAGAGGATTAATGATAAGACATGATGTGATGTTTAAGActagaaaagacaagaaaaactcgcaaacgcatgcacacacacacacacacacacacgcaacaattaaattaaataaagtaaaaataaaacacttcaTAATAGCAAGGATTCTTTTTATTGAAAATTAGCAATACAGTCTCGTGCAACAGATAAATTTCACCACATTactatgaaaataaattatgtTTCACAGCTAAGTACTATATTGATGCGTCTTCTTAATGAGGTCTGTAGACATATGAGACACCTTGTCTCTCTAAGTAGAGACTCTTAAAACAGAAGAGCACAGTGCTAACGCTAAATCCATGTCAGCTCTTTCATAGTGTCTCATTTTAGCAAAGAGTCATGCTAACCTGTGCTCATTATggctttttctttatttattagCCTTTATTTAGCAAGAATAATTCCACGGAGATTTAAAATCTCTTTTGCAAAGGAGTTCTGGAGATGACGTCgctcttttttattatttaaaaagcaGTAGGACTATTAGAAATCTTACACGATTCAGTGCCGTAGGCAGCGAgtcattcacattcactgttcaAGTATTCAgtatcctttttttaaaaaaaatgtcccatCTATGTAAAAAAGGCCAGTGTTCATGATGACCTTGGAAATTATCCCAAGATAGGGATACAGAAAATTTAAAGTTTTTTCCTTAACGGAAGCACAGCACAGGTTGAGGAAGCCGTGTGCATAGTTTTTACCGTTATCGTAATCATTGATTGGTCAAAGAATGAATTAGGAGCACACAGATATGTAGGGAATTCTCACAAGATGACCttgtaaagaaacacacaccagcGGTTCACTCTTCGGACATGTAGAGAAGTCAGTCCAGCTACCTTGTACAAAcagcaaatgcattaaaacatgaATCAGTTATAGATCTTATGGCCAAGTGGAGATCGGAATCCAACATTTATAAAGAGGATGCATCAGCACCCCTGTATAAAACAATCactcactgagagaaaagacgcttaaatatttttgttgtagcACTAAATGGAaaaagattaattttttttctgaaacagaaCCTCGGGGTTTACTCTTAGTTTGGTGGTAAGATActcggcgtgtgtgtgtgtgtgtgtgtgtgtggtttaggtgTGTGGGACGGTTGTGGTGTAGGTTGCGGTTCATTCTGGAGATGGACGTGTTGAATCAGAGTTTGACAGTGTTACAGTCTGAAAACTGTAACTGGAGGCCTGAGAAATCATCCAGACTGTTAATTACAGTATTCAACACTGTTTTCCATACTCATTCTCAAACTACACCCACTGCACATTTTCCTTATTTCACACGAGTCAGCAGGGCCAGCCGGGGCCTTAAGCGCAGGCAAGGTTGGCTTGGCTTGATTTCAGATAAATAATTGTGCCAACATACTTGAATATTTTCCAgtatttttccctttctcccctTGTGACTAAATCTCTTAACTTTGgctagattgtgtgtgtgtgtgtgtgtgtgtgtgtgtgtgtgtgtgtgtatgagtgatttTTACGAATATGCAGAGAGTTTCGTATCTTGTGAAGACATATTTGAGAGACCATGGGTTTGGAGGCTAAGTGTACACATacttgttgtgtgtgctgaatATGTTTGGGAGTTgtacacacgtgtacacacgggtgtgtgtgtctgtgtgtgtgtgtgtgtatgttctctTGCATTCTTCGTACATTCTCCACTGGATTAGAGGTGATTAAGACATGAAAGGGGCCATTGTTCTCTGTCCAGTCATTGTTTACACAGTTTATAACAACAGAAGGATggggggaggagaaaagagggaagaaaaagagagagagagagagagagagagaggtggagaaaggCTGGGATGAAAAGTCCTGATGCTGAAGAGAGGATAAAAGAAGATATATAGATTGTCATGAGCTTGTTTGAGTCAGTGTGGCCAGGGAACTACAACTGTCTTATAATCTTACCAGTGCAATAGTTCAGATCTTTAAAACCATTACTGTGACTGAATATATATGAGATTTGGCACTGCATCTCATActatgctgtctctctctctccctctctctctctctctctctctctctctctctctcagtaccaAGTGGGCCAGCTGTACTCTGTAGCTGAGGCCAGTAAGAATGAGAcaggaggtggggagggggtggaggtgcTGAAGAATGAGCCGTAtgagaaggatggagagaaggGCCAGTACACGCACAAAATCTACCACCTGCAGAGGTAACGCTTttaccatgcacacacatacatgcattccacacctgcacacacacacacacacacacgccgctGGCTGATAACCAATGTTCACgtgtttatttagattttttccGCATTTTTTTCGGTGATTCTGATGTTTGGCCGCACGGCGCAAATTCTTCTCCCCTCTTCTGGATTTTCCTCGTCCTGCTCTGTAATGTATTTAATGAAGAATTTGCCGTTTCGTTTTCAGTAAAGTGCCGTCTTTTGTACGAATGTTGGCTCCAGCGTCAGCCCTGAACATCCATGAGAAAGCTTGGAATGCCTACCCCTACTGCCGCACAGGTTAGACATTTCAATACACTGTCTGTACCCCCTatctgcctacacacacacacacacacacacacacacttctctcgctccgtctctctgtctacctgtctgcccctccccctctctctgttggaAGGTGTTAAATAATTTACCGACAGTTCCAACAAAGGGCGAGTGGAGTTACACCATAGAAGAGCTCAGGGTAGTGAGATTACACTAATGGAATATAATCGCACACTTTATGTGCATTTATATAACTGCATTATGCGCATATTATACACATCCTCACGATGCACATGCACGCTGAGAGAGACTTCGCGTCTTTCACACCCTATTGGCTGTGAAGCCACACTAGAGTTTTATGGGTCTTTAGTTTTAGTGGttgtttttgtaatgatttTAGATAAAAATGATGCGTCACTAAGTTGTCTGGCACAGTTAAGTGTAAATTGAGCATAACCTAATGTCGTAactgtcttttctcctttttacttgtctgctctctcctccacagtcaTAACTGTAAGTACAGCCTTCATATTCACCCTGactacccacacacagacacacgcacgcacacacacacacacacacaaaatactaaTACATTCACTTATTTAGTTATATAGTcatcatatatgtgtgtgtgtgtgtgtaccaagaatagacacaaacatgcagactcgctctctctctcacaccaacacacacagacacacacatacgcgcatacacttacatgcacacacgcacacacacacacacacacacacagacaaagcatttgactgaaaacagagaatgtAACTGTACCTTTAGGGAAACCGGATACACGGCAGTGTATCAGTGAGGGAAAGATTAGCGTGTGTGTCAGATTATGGCTGGATTATTGAAACATTTGACCGACTGattgatttgtctgtttctgtagaATGAGTACATGAAAGAGAATTTCTTGATCAAGATAGAGACATGGCATAAACCTGACATGGGACAACTTGAGAATGTGAGTAATCATGGTTGTGGGTGGTGTATGCATTTTCACCTAGTCATGCCTACTGCTAATGAAATGCCACGTAACAGAAAATaatcgttcattcattcattcatttattagcTTGAATGGCTAGCATATGTACTCTTTGTTAAAATTCCACCTGGTTGTCCAACATGTGTTTATATCCTCTTCCAAGcattagattttgttttttaaaccgcgataaacaaaaacatttgactgCCGAGCACTCGGTGACATGAAAAATTTAATACCGCAGTCACTTTCAGACAAAGCCAGGTCCAAAACGACACAACATCTACGTTAAAGGAGGACATTTGTCATGTGCCAATGATGTTTATGCTACAGAACAAACAGGTGCTCTTTAGATAAAATGGCCCAGGGGAAAGAAAGACTTTACCGTCACCTTTCACATCCTCCTCTGTTTAAAAGAGACTTTACCGGAAAGAAAGACTTTACCGTCACCTTTCACATCCTTCTCTgtttacacactcacaggtTCACGGTCTGGATCCAGAGACCTGGAAGAAAGTGGATGTAGTGTACATTGACATAGCTGACAGACATCAGGTCGAACCAAAGGTGATTTTTTATCTGTCATCACATTACCCTTAAACGCCTCTTTTGACTTACTGAATGCTGCTCCCAGTTCTCGTATTAACTGATCTCTTCCAGAAATTAGCTTTGGAGTGTGTTTTCTCcagattttcttcttttttttttttgagctaaTACTTGAGGCTTATTAATCAAAAGAACACATACTGTCTAGAGAGTACACACCTCCTCATGCAGATTAACACCTCCCTCAGGATTATAAACCAGAGGAAGACCCTACGAAGTTCAAATCTGTGAAAACCGGGCGGGGACCGCTGGGGCCAGACTGGAAGGTAAACAGCCTGACGTTTGTATTATCAGTCATCCCGTGCAACAATTTCTTACTGACTGAAAGACCACTTCAGGATTTTTATCATCATTGTGTATCATTATGTATTTACTATTGTTATTTATAgtccatgtttatttatttgtttatactTCACTGCTGTAACGTCTGTCTATCAGACAAAGCTTAAAATATACTGATTATTTCAATTCTGTTTATCGATGCTCCCGAGGGGTGCACCTGGTTAAGATACTGTCTGAAAGTGCAGAGCGGGTTCCTGTATCAAGGGTTAACAGTTTTAACGCCAGCTGCGCTGAACTTGCTGACAGTGGCTGGGGGTCCGCGGAAACGCGACTGGTTGTGCTCTTGAGACGGCTGAGTCAgctagtgtctctctctctctctctctctcgctctccgtCTCAATCAGTGATGATAACTGAAGGTCAGGTGTCTATGTAGGTATGGTCTGAGGAGTAAACAGCGCATCTTAAGTCAGTTTAGAGATACCAAGTACCTTTTTATCACCTTAGCCGATTCCCCCGATTTTACATGAGGGTTAGATTTGTAAGGTCAGGGGTGGTCTGGACATTAACCGGGGGGAAAAAGGGGGGCTGGTAAAGAGGTATGGTCTGATTACAGCgtgtgcaaattttctttttttgacgcGTGAAAGGTTTTGTTGAAGGGTTTTTAAGAATGTGATATGTTCACGTTTGCAGAAAGACCTCCCCAAAAAGACAGACTGCCCCCATATGTGTGCATACAAACTGGTCACTGTCAAGTTTAAGTGGTGGGGTTTGCAGAATAAGGTGGAAAACTTCATCCAGAAGGTAAGGGAGTGTGTTTATATGCCTGCATGTTTCTCTGTATAccatgttttatgtttatgtatttgtctaTGAGGTCATGTAAGCCTGTGTGGCTTGGGGGACTCTATCCTTATATTCCTGATTTGAGACTGTATTCATGACCCAGTTCCAAACCTTTCCCTAGTGTGTGAATTTGACTCTCAATTAGCATGGACAGTGTGTGCTTGCCAGCACATGATCCAACAGTCACAGAGAGGCTGTAACTGGCCTTGTATGAACCCTAGTGGACTTGTGCTAGCATTGCATCACcaagctttttgttttgtcaaaggcaaaatccaacagcaATGAGattttgtctcacacacacacacacacacacacactaacacacacacacgtaaagaTATTTCTAAGAAACAATTTGCTCTTACTGGAAATCATTGGTAGCGGAGGCTTAAGAAagatcaactttttttttttttttattactatttttatCACATAATGTGGAAATCTTTTGGACACATGCTTGACTCAGCCACGTGCTGTCTCCTCGCCCTCTTTCATCCGTccatctcttctcctttcatcaGCAAGAGAAGCGTTTATTCACCAATTTCCATCGGCAACTCTTCTGTTGGATCGACAAATGGATCGACCTGACGATGGAGGACATCCGTCGAATGGAGGAAGAGACCAGGAGGGAGCTGGATGAGGTCAGAGATTAATAGAGAagaccggagagagagagagagagagagagagagagagcgagagagagcgagtaaACTGTGACCATGGTACATTATGAGAGATGGGTTTAGGTCATTTCCAGTAGATGTCACAAAGAGTCGTTACTTAAGTGTAGTAGGACATTACtgaagtgccccccccccccccccccccctccgtctATGTAAATCTTTAAAGGTGTGTCTCGAGGCGGCAGGTTTCAGCACGCAGTAACAGTTAACCTGCAACATAGCGGATGAATAATTGAACACAGTTTTTAATGAGGCACTATGGCTCAGGACAAAAGGGGCAACAGAGCAAGAACAAGGGCATTCAAGCCTTTGTTTTCCAGTAAGGCTAGTGTGTATTTTTGCAcagaccgccccccccccaacaccccccccccactctgtctctctctctctctctcaccctcactctctctctctctctctctctctctctctctcgctctctctctctccctgtctcagatGAGAGTGAAGGACCCAGTGAAGGGAATGGTGGCTCTGGAGGACTGAGGAGGAGGCTCCCAGTGGACTGTGAATAATACAGCTCACGCTGGTAATGACGGAACTAACAGATTCATAAACTTAGCGCCGGTTAAACAAATAAAGTGttgttctcttatttttttcacctctgtctcttcccccattttgtctttcttttgtctttctccctgatgcatctctctctctctctctctctctctctctctgtctctcaccttcctctcccctccctcctttctacatttctct
This region includes:
- the pitpnab gene encoding phosphatidylinositol transfer protein alpha isoform, which produces MLIKEFRVILPISVEEYQVGQLYSVAEASKNETGGGEGVEVLKNEPYEKDGEKGQYTHKIYHLQSKVPSFVRMLAPASALNIHEKAWNAYPYCRTVITNEYMKENFLIKIETWHKPDMGQLENVHGLDPETWKKVDVVYIDIADRHQVEPKDYKPEEDPTKFKSVKTGRGPLGPDWKKDLPKKTDCPHMCAYKLVTVKFKWWGLQNKVENFIQKQEKRLFTNFHRQLFCWIDKWIDLTMEDIRRMEEETRRELDEMRVKDPVKGMVALED